A genomic region of Micromonospora sp. NBRC 110009 contains the following coding sequences:
- a CDS encoding nucleotidyltransferase family protein, producing MAELITSCPWLRNVLVVVRDAGLPDAWVGAGVLRDLVWGQRFGDGFNPQDVRDVDVAFFDPDDLTGGNDVAATELLRRYEPAVPWEATNQAAVHTWYESVFGTGPVAALGSVTEAVATWPETATCVAVRLDAAETLHVCAPLGLDDLLHGVWRRNPRRVTVELSRARLARHEPSRRWPKVRVIPP from the coding sequence TGCGGGACGCGGGTCTACCGGACGCCTGGGTAGGAGCGGGGGTGCTGCGGGATCTCGTCTGGGGCCAACGGTTCGGGGACGGCTTCAACCCTCAGGACGTCCGGGACGTCGACGTTGCCTTCTTCGACCCCGACGACCTCACCGGCGGCAACGACGTCGCGGCCACCGAGCTGCTACGACGCTACGAACCGGCGGTTCCCTGGGAGGCGACCAACCAGGCCGCCGTGCACACCTGGTACGAGAGCGTGTTCGGCACGGGCCCGGTCGCTGCCCTCGGCTCCGTGACCGAGGCGGTGGCCACCTGGCCGGAGACCGCCACCTGCGTCGCGGTGCGTCTGGACGCTGCCGAGACACTGCACGTCTGCGCCCCGCTCGGGCTGGACGACCTGCTCCACGGCGTATGGCGGCGCAATCCGCGTCGAGTGACCGTCGAGCTGTCCCGCGCCCGCCTTGCCCGTCACGAGCCGAGCAGACGATGGCCGAAGGTGCGGGTCATCCCGCCGTAG